A genome region from Blautia coccoides includes the following:
- a CDS encoding four-carbon acid sugar kinase family protein: protein MREDEIISSGKGCLVEPEEKAYLDAVKGLDAKIVVLDDDPTGIQTVHGIYVYTDWDLETIRKGFDGDEKVFYVLTNSRSMGEEESVRIHREIAYHVAAVSKETGKDFLLVSRGDSTLRGHYPAETAALKEELEQQGFRTDGEILCPFFLEGGRFTIGDIHYVRGADGTLTPAGETEFAGDATFGYRSSDIKDWVEEKTHGAVKREEIQSITVEELRERRIDEIIRKLMDVNAFGKIIVNAACYGDLKVFATVFARAVSQGKRFMLRTAASAVRVLGGIPEKPLLTREELGVEDRGTGGLIVVGSHVNKTTRQLKALETYPGISFLEFHVGMAADKTAFLKEQKRVRKLCAELLEEGKTVAVYTSRERIEAGKADREENLRLSVQISDAVTQIVSTLPVIPKYLVAKGGITSSDIGTKALKVKRAYVPGQILPGIPVWMPGSESRFPGIPYVVFPGNVGADTDLLRVVSILEGRQGGVV, encoded by the coding sequence ATGAGAGAAGATGAGATTATTTCTTCAGGAAAAGGCTGTTTAGTGGAGCCGGAAGAAAAAGCGTATCTGGATGCCGTAAAAGGACTGGATGCAAAGATCGTGGTGTTGGATGATGATCCGACAGGAATTCAAACCGTGCATGGAATCTATGTGTACACAGACTGGGACCTGGAAACCATACGAAAGGGATTTGACGGGGATGAGAAGGTTTTTTATGTATTGACCAATTCCCGGAGCATGGGGGAGGAGGAATCTGTCAGGATCCACAGGGAGATTGCCTACCATGTGGCGGCTGTGTCAAAAGAGACAGGAAAAGATTTTCTGCTGGTAAGCAGGGGGGATTCCACTTTGAGGGGGCATTATCCCGCAGAGACAGCGGCTTTAAAGGAAGAATTAGAGCAGCAGGGATTCCGGACAGACGGGGAGATCCTCTGCCCATTTTTTCTGGAAGGGGGAAGATTTACCATTGGGGATATCCATTATGTGAGAGGTGCAGACGGCACTCTGACTCCTGCGGGGGAAACGGAGTTTGCCGGGGATGCCACGTTCGGCTACCGCAGCTCTGATATAAAAGACTGGGTAGAGGAGAAAACCCATGGAGCTGTCAAAAGGGAGGAGATACAGTCCATCACAGTGGAAGAACTGCGGGAGAGGCGGATCGATGAGATCATCCGAAAGCTGATGGATGTCAATGCTTTTGGAAAAATCATAGTAAACGCGGCCTGTTACGGGGATCTGAAGGTATTTGCGACGGTGTTTGCCAGAGCCGTTTCCCAGGGAAAACGTTTTATGCTGAGAACGGCGGCCTCGGCGGTGAGAGTGCTTGGGGGGATACCGGAAAAGCCGCTTCTTACCAGGGAAGAGCTGGGCGTAGAGGACAGGGGGACGGGCGGACTGATCGTGGTGGGTTCCCATGTGAATAAAACCACTAGACAACTGAAAGCTCTGGAGACATATCCCGGAATCTCTTTTCTGGAATTTCATGTGGGGATGGCGGCAGATAAGACCGCATTTTTAAAGGAGCAGAAAAGGGTAAGAAAACTGTGTGCAGAGCTGCTGGAGGAAGGGAAAACAGTGGCAGTCTATACAAGCAGGGAGAGGATAGAGGCAGGGAAGGCTGACAGGGAGGAAAATTTAAGGCTGTCTGTACAGATCTCTGATGCAGTGACGCAGATTGTATCCACCCTGCCTGTAATTCCAAAATATCTGGTGGCCAAGGGGGGAATTACCTCCAGTGATATTGGAACCAAGGCGCTGAAGGTGAAAAGGGCCTATGTGCCGGGACAGATCCTGCCCGGGATTCCTGTATGGATGCCCGGAAGTGAGAGCCGTTTTCCCGGAATCCCTTATGTGGTATTTCCGGGAAATGTGGGAGCAGATACGGATTTGCTGCGTGTGGTATCCATACTGGAAGGAAGACAAGGAGGAGTTGTGTGA
- a CDS encoding alpha/beta hydrolase: protein MKMQIFQIDKIPSVLYGEQADKVIVAVHGNQSSKTDVPVRILAETASEKGYQVLSFDLPEHGERKEEGIPCKVQNCVEELKVILGFVREKWNTVGLFACSLGAYFSLLAYREEEFERCLFLSPVVDMERIIENMMAWFHITSGQLKENGELDTPIGQKLYWDYYCYTKENPIVKWNSPTSILYGSEDDLCEYDRILAFTERFSCRLEVAEQGEHYFHTEGQLERYRRWLREEFGVYPM from the coding sequence ATGAAGATGCAGATTTTTCAGATAGATAAGATACCGTCTGTTCTATATGGTGAGCAGGCGGACAAGGTGATCGTGGCAGTACATGGAAACCAGTCCAGCAAGACAGATGTACCTGTGCGGATCCTGGCAGAGACAGCTTCGGAAAAGGGGTATCAGGTACTTAGCTTTGATCTGCCGGAACACGGGGAGAGAAAAGAAGAAGGAATTCCCTGTAAGGTGCAGAATTGTGTGGAAGAACTGAAAGTAATCCTGGGATTTGTCCGAGAAAAATGGAACACAGTGGGATTATTTGCCTGCAGTTTGGGCGCGTATTTCAGTCTCCTAGCTTATAGGGAAGAGGAATTTGAAAGATGCCTGTTTTTGTCCCCGGTGGTGGATATGGAGCGGATAATAGAAAATATGATGGCCTGGTTTCACATTACATCCGGTCAGCTAAAAGAAAACGGAGAGCTGGATACCCCCATTGGACAAAAGCTTTACTGGGACTATTACTGCTATACAAAGGAAAATCCTATTGTGAAATGGAATTCTCCCACAAGTATCCTGTATGGCAGTGAGGACGATTTGTGTGAGTATGACAGGATACTGGCATTTACAGAACGCTTCTCGTGCCGCCTGGAAGTGGCGGAACAAGGGGAACACTATTTTCATACTGAGGGGCAGCTTGAGCGGTATAGAAGGTGGCTGCGGGAAGAGTTCGGAGTGTATCCGATGTAA
- a CDS encoding class I SAM-dependent methyltransferase: MEGEKMDTGMFTGRAFDYTHGRPLYAEAFIKLLAERFGVGSATVTADIGSGTGKFSGQLLKLGCRVYSVEPNEHMRLEAERILGKNPLFCSVKGDASSLNLPVSSCDLVTAAQAFHWFSPLDFRRECIRILKPGGYVFLIWNMRDMDCEINRESYQIYKKYCPGFLGFGGGIKKNDSRIRQFFTGEEYLESSAADMGECEADFRNVCEVMSFDHPLYFTKEKFIKRSRSGSYSLKETDKGYKEYILELEKAFDRYAVSDILKMPNHTMVYAGPLQKHFLRTE; encoded by the coding sequence ATGGAAGGTGAGAAGATGGATACAGGGATGTTTACAGGACGTGCTTTTGATTACACACATGGAAGGCCTCTTTACGCAGAGGCGTTTATAAAGCTGCTGGCTGAAAGATTTGGTGTGGGTTCTGCAACTGTAACAGCGGATATTGGTTCTGGTACAGGAAAGTTTTCCGGCCAGCTCCTGAAACTAGGCTGTCGTGTATATAGTGTGGAGCCAAATGAACACATGCGGCTGGAAGCAGAGCGGATTTTGGGAAAGAATCCACTTTTTTGTTCTGTGAAAGGAGATGCGTCTTCTTTGAATCTGCCTGTGTCAAGCTGTGATCTTGTGACGGCTGCCCAGGCATTTCACTGGTTTTCCCCACTGGATTTCAGACGGGAATGTATACGGATATTAAAGCCCGGAGGCTATGTGTTTTTGATTTGGAATATGCGGGATATGGATTGTGAAATAAACAGAGAAAGCTATCAGATTTATAAAAAATATTGTCCCGGTTTTTTGGGCTTTGGCGGTGGGATAAAAAAGAATGACAGCCGCATTCGTCAGTTTTTTACAGGAGAGGAGTATCTGGAAAGCAGCGCTGCTGATATGGGGGAATGTGAAGCAGATTTCCGAAACGTCTGTGAAGTCATGAGTTTTGATCATCCGTTGTATTTTACCAAAGAAAAATTTATCAAAAGGAGCCGCTCTGGTTCTTATTCACTGAAAGAGACAGATAAAGGGTACAAGGAGTATATCCTGGAATTGGAAAAAGCATTTGACAGGTATGCAGTATCGGATATTCTGAAGATGCCCAACCATACCATGGTTTATGCAGGCCCATTGCAGAAACATTTTTTGCGGACAGAATAA
- a CDS encoding BtrH N-terminal domain-containing protein, translating into MKTIIEDFIPQGGKHCITNSLKQIFTYYGYPMSEEMIFGLASGLSFLYLNQSDSPMVNGRIKVFEFEEKLAKRLGISIKCKSGRHYPQIFETTKQLIEEQNPVLIYTDMPYLKYLGMDPNSHFGGHAVVLFGFDDTAQKFFVSDRDNHDFPIKVPSGQIAEDYHMVDYAEIEKARRSSHRPFPANNKYLTFDFSGYKKAEKKVLCQAIEETCTTMLFPSAQLLGINGIKKFSKEILKWKQFSSQKLRLAGTTNYFQINEAGGTGGGIFRRMYGDFLIECAPVFQDERLVDSGQRFLYASRQWDSLALDLWQLSLDPDTELLIKMSAAIADLYVIEKDIYLSLLETVKQHTLDREEM; encoded by the coding sequence ATGAAAACAATAATTGAAGATTTTATCCCTCAGGGTGGAAAACATTGTATCACCAATTCCCTGAAACAGATTTTTACCTATTACGGATATCCCATGTCAGAGGAAATGATATTCGGTCTGGCATCCGGTTTGTCCTTCCTCTACCTCAACCAGTCAGACAGCCCTATGGTAAATGGCAGGATAAAAGTATTTGAATTTGAAGAAAAACTGGCAAAACGCCTTGGTATCTCCATTAAATGTAAATCCGGAAGACATTATCCTCAGATTTTTGAAACCACAAAGCAGCTCATTGAGGAACAAAACCCCGTTCTTATCTACACGGATATGCCGTATCTGAAATACTTGGGCATGGATCCAAACAGCCACTTTGGAGGACATGCCGTGGTTCTGTTTGGCTTCGATGATACTGCGCAGAAATTCTTTGTAAGCGACAGAGATAACCACGATTTTCCCATCAAAGTCCCCTCAGGTCAGATAGCTGAGGATTATCACATGGTAGATTATGCAGAAATTGAAAAGGCCCGCAGGAGTTCACACAGACCATTTCCGGCCAACAACAAGTATTTGACATTTGATTTTAGCGGATACAAAAAGGCAGAAAAAAAAGTCCTGTGTCAGGCCATAGAAGAAACCTGTACCACAATGCTATTTCCCTCCGCACAATTGCTGGGTATAAACGGCATCAAAAAGTTTTCAAAAGAAATCCTGAAATGGAAACAGTTCAGCTCCCAAAAGCTTCGGCTGGCAGGTACCACTAATTATTTTCAGATCAATGAGGCAGGCGGCACCGGCGGAGGGATTTTCCGCAGAATGTATGGTGATTTTCTCATAGAATGCGCACCTGTTTTTCAGGATGAAAGGCTTGTGGACTCAGGACAGCGTTTCCTCTATGCCTCCCGGCAATGGGATTCCTTGGCTTTAGATCTATGGCAGTTATCCCTTGACCCAGACACGGAACTTTTAATAAAAATGTCAGCCGCCATCGCAGACCTTTATGTCATTGAAAAAGATATTTATTTGTCATTGCTTGAGACTGTGAAACAACATACCTTGGACCGGGAAGAAATGTAA
- a CDS encoding NUDIX hydrolase N-terminal domain-containing protein translates to MKDEKQNWLDWAVELQSLAQSALYYCKDKYDIERFERIREISAEIISQQAEMPFEKAKDLFCCEVGYQTPKMDCRAAIIEGDKILLVKENDGRWSMPGGWVDVDLSVKENTIKEVKEEAGLDVTADMVIAIQDREKHNQPRYAYKICKVIVLCTVIGGHFEKNLETVDSGYFSMDELPLLAEDKNTREQIAMCFEAARAEHWKTQFD, encoded by the coding sequence ATGAAAGACGAAAAACAAAACTGGTTAGACTGGGCAGTGGAACTGCAGAGTCTGGCCCAGAGTGCCCTGTATTACTGCAAAGATAAGTACGATATAGAACGTTTTGAACGTATCCGTGAAATCTCTGCGGAGATCATCAGCCAGCAGGCAGAAATGCCTTTTGAGAAAGCAAAGGATTTGTTCTGCTGTGAGGTGGGGTATCAGACACCGAAAATGGACTGCAGGGCAGCGATCATTGAGGGGGACAAGATCCTTTTGGTGAAAGAAAATGACGGCAGATGGTCCATGCCCGGCGGATGGGTGGATGTAGATCTGTCTGTGAAGGAGAATACCATCAAAGAGGTGAAGGAGGAGGCAGGCCTTGATGTGACGGCTGATATGGTTATTGCCATACAAGACAGGGAAAAACACAATCAGCCCCGGTACGCCTATAAAATTTGCAAAGTGATTGTGTTGTGTACAGTAATAGGCGGACATTTTGAGAAAAATCTGGAAACTGTGGACAGCGGTTATTTTTCCATGGATGAACTTCCCCTGTTGGCAGAAGATAAAAATACAAGGGAACAGATTGCTATGTGTTTTGAAGCAGCCAGAGCGGAGCACTGGAAGACGCAGTTTGACTGA
- a CDS encoding MFS transporter yields the protein MKKQNNVKALFEGLHTFILLWATQALSALGSSMTSYALVIWSYQQTGSALSTSLLAICSYAPYVLLSIFAGALSDRWNKKHTMLVCDTIAAVSTAAVFYLLRAGSLEIWHLYFINGLNGLMNTIQQPASDVAVSLLTPKKQYQRVSGMRSFSNSLITVLNPIAAMTVMSFWGIGAVIAIDLTTFAAAFFTLAFFIRIPENRPVSGERPGSLIKAAGEGLGYMRENRGILDLILFLAAINLVASMYDAALPAMLLSRNGGSKMALGWVNACGGIANLAGSIWVSMSAPPKSRMRIICNSLLFSMSTENFFLAFGKSTPVWCLGAVLGWLFIPFMSANMDVLIRSHTPLEIQGRVYSVRNTLQFFTIPVGYLLGGLFVDKVFEPIMGTQASGSYLVRAFGSGKGSGAAMLFFFLGIAGVLICLYFRKDRHLWELEEER from the coding sequence ATGAAAAAACAAAATAACGTAAAAGCACTATTTGAAGGACTACATACTTTTATTCTGCTGTGGGCGACCCAGGCGCTTTCCGCGCTGGGCAGTTCCATGACAAGCTATGCCTTAGTGATCTGGTCGTATCAGCAGACCGGTTCGGCGCTGTCTACTTCCCTTCTGGCAATCTGTTCCTATGCTCCTTATGTACTTCTGAGCATTTTTGCCGGGGCTTTGAGTGACCGATGGAACAAAAAGCATACCATGCTTGTGTGCGACACCATTGCGGCAGTCAGTACAGCAGCGGTATTTTATCTGCTGAGGGCAGGAAGCCTGGAAATTTGGCACCTGTATTTTATCAATGGGCTGAACGGCCTGATGAATACCATTCAGCAGCCTGCCTCGGATGTGGCGGTGAGCCTGCTCACACCGAAAAAACAATACCAGAGGGTGAGCGGTATGCGTTCGTTTTCCAACTCTCTTATCACTGTGCTGAATCCCATTGCTGCCATGACGGTTATGTCCTTTTGGGGGATTGGGGCGGTGATAGCCATTGACCTGACAACCTTCGCCGCTGCGTTTTTTACCCTTGCATTTTTTATCCGGATCCCGGAGAACAGGCCGGTATCCGGGGAGCGGCCGGGTTCTCTTATAAAAGCGGCCGGGGAAGGCCTTGGATATATGCGGGAGAACAGAGGGATCCTGGACCTGATCCTTTTTCTGGCAGCCATCAATCTGGTGGCATCCATGTACGACGCGGCATTGCCGGCTATGCTTCTGTCCAGAAACGGAGGCAGTAAAATGGCGCTTGGATGGGTGAACGCCTGTGGAGGAATTGCAAATCTGGCAGGCAGTATCTGGGTATCTATGTCCGCACCACCGAAGAGCAGAATGCGGATCATCTGTAATTCCCTTTTGTTTTCCATGAGTACAGAGAACTTTTTTCTGGCCTTTGGGAAAAGTACACCGGTCTGGTGTTTGGGGGCGGTGCTGGGATGGCTGTTTATTCCCTTTATGTCAGCCAATATGGATGTGCTGATCCGTTCCCATACCCCTCTGGAAATACAGGGACGCGTGTATTCTGTGCGCAACACTCTGCAGTTTTTTACAATCCCGGTGGGATATCTTTTAGGCGGATTGTTTGTGGATAAAGTGTTTGAACCTATAATGGGCACACAGGCATCGGGAAGTTATCTGGTGCGTGCTTTTGGGAGCGGAAAAGGTTCCGGGGCTGCAATGCTGTTTTTCTTTCTGGGAATAGCGGGTGTGCTTATCTGCCTGTATTTTAGAAAGGACAGACATCTGTGGGAGTTGGAAGAAGAAAGGTGA
- a CDS encoding GNAT family N-acetyltransferase: MQHKGTEKLQTERLILRRFTIRDAAAMFRNWANDDQVTKYLMWPSHKSPEVSREVLEDWIFHYGEKDFYQWAITVKENGEEPIGSISVVSKDDSIEMVHIGYCIGKRWWHQGVTSEALKEVIRFFMEEVKVNRVETRHDPRNVNSGKVMKKCGMVYEGTRRQADRNNQGICDASGYAILAEDYFGVSAQRNF; this comes from the coding sequence ATGCAGCACAAAGGAACAGAGAAACTCCAGACAGAAAGATTGATCCTGCGGCGTTTTACCATACGGGATGCAGCAGCTATGTTCCGCAATTGGGCAAATGATGACCAGGTAACAAAATACCTTATGTGGCCGTCCCACAAAAGCCCGGAGGTGTCCCGAGAAGTTTTGGAAGACTGGATTTTCCACTATGGTGAGAAGGATTTCTATCAGTGGGCGATCACTGTAAAGGAAAACGGGGAGGAGCCTATAGGCTCTATTTCAGTTGTTTCCAAAGATGACTCCATAGAGATGGTTCACATCGGTTACTGTATTGGAAAGAGATGGTGGCATCAGGGTGTGACTTCGGAGGCGCTTAAAGAGGTCATCCGTTTTTTCATGGAGGAAGTGAAGGTAAATCGTGTAGAAACCCGCCATGACCCACGAAATGTCAATTCTGGAAAAGTAATGAAAAAATGCGGTATGGTTTACGAAGGTACCAGAAGACAGGCGGACAGGAATAACCAGGGGATATGCGATGCATCAGGGTATGCCATATTGGCAGAGGACTATTTTGGGGTATCCGCGCAGCGGAACTTTTGA
- a CDS encoding helix-turn-helix transcriptional regulator, with the protein MSIHSHRDLQNNILQNLGFHSVKGNHCTRFANKSRPEDGIFVLYERPGLYSLAAADYTAATSFSLAFESEETVLRFGSFYDGKTHFEIEGITSHSSSPSSFLVREEKIKGRQFWNAGQYCRGIEFALFPAFLKQLKTIDPHASVLDSLSKNRTYHSLPPAIITIFHQLLPIIQTDSLTPLMLEGCLLQCMGILTESIRQGALRAPDVMPSVFLGRKKITFDEFDLSAVQQAKQILTENPANAPTISQLSKQVCLNEQKLKAGFSMCFHMTIGRYLKECRMAKAADLLTSTSLSVREIGLAVGYTSSAAFIKTFRQHYKMTPQKFRCADTPK; encoded by the coding sequence ATGAGTATACACAGTCACCGTGACCTTCAAAATAATATTCTGCAAAACCTGGGATTTCATTCGGTCAAAGGTAATCACTGCACCCGTTTTGCCAACAAAAGCCGCCCAGAGGACGGAATTTTTGTTTTATATGAACGGCCCGGTCTTTACTCACTTGCCGCGGCAGACTATACGGCTGCAACCTCCTTTTCTCTTGCCTTTGAATCAGAGGAGACCGTGCTCCGGTTCGGCAGTTTCTACGACGGCAAAACCCATTTTGAAATTGAAGGGATTACGTCACACTCCTCCTCCCCTTCATCCTTTCTGGTACGGGAGGAGAAGATAAAGGGCCGGCAGTTCTGGAATGCAGGACAGTACTGCAGGGGAATTGAATTTGCCTTATTCCCTGCTTTCTTAAAACAATTAAAAACAATCGACCCGCATGCTTCTGTACTGGACAGTCTCTCCAAAAACCGCACTTACCATTCATTACCCCCGGCAATCATCACCATATTTCACCAATTATTACCAATAATACAAACAGACAGCCTCACCCCGCTTATGCTGGAAGGCTGTCTGCTGCAGTGCATGGGAATACTGACCGAGTCCATCAGGCAGGGGGCACTCCGTGCACCGGATGTAATGCCCAGCGTATTTTTAGGCAGGAAAAAAATCACCTTTGACGAGTTTGATCTGTCGGCAGTTCAGCAGGCTAAACAGATACTGACAGAAAATCCGGCCAATGCTCCAACCATCTCACAACTCAGTAAACAGGTTTGTCTAAATGAACAGAAGCTGAAAGCAGGTTTTTCCATGTGCTTTCACATGACCATTGGCCGCTACCTGAAAGAATGCCGTATGGCTAAGGCTGCCGACCTGCTCACCTCCACCTCCCTGAGTGTCCGGGAGATTGGGTTAGCTGTGGGGTATACAAGCAGTGCTGCCTTTATCAAAACCTTCCGGCAGCACTATAAAATGACGCCTCAAAAGTTCCGCTGCGCGGATACCCCAAAATAG
- a CDS encoding GNAT family N-acetyltransferase, which yields MFTYKEIEKDDLAALAAMYVETFNAPPWNDAWSQETAEIRLRQMAEAKTFYGICAFEGEVLCGMIFGFAEQFYDGVLFEIKEFCVKNASRGNGIGSAIYREFEKRLRERNIKEIMLMTLRGNATEHFYEKNGFETEKDLIFMKKQL from the coding sequence ATGTTTACATATAAAGAAATTGAAAAAGATGATTTGGCAGCTCTTGCGGCCATGTATGTGGAAACCTTTAATGCCCCGCCCTGGAATGATGCGTGGTCCCAGGAGACCGCAGAGATCAGGCTTAGGCAGATGGCAGAGGCAAAGACATTTTATGGTATCTGTGCGTTTGAGGGGGAAGTGCTCTGCGGTATGATATTCGGATTTGCCGAACAGTTTTATGATGGAGTATTATTTGAAATAAAAGAATTTTGTGTGAAAAATGCCAGCCGGGGAAATGGCATCGGTTCGGCTATCTACCGGGAATTTGAGAAAAGACTGCGTGAGAGAAACATTAAAGAAATTATGCTTATGACCCTGCGCGGGAATGCCACAGAGCATTTTTATGAAAAGAACGGTTTTGAGACAGAGAAAGATTTGATCTTTATGAAAAAGCAGCTCTGA
- a CDS encoding aldo/keto reductase: MRTMKLGKTGLSVPVIASGCMRLNGLDEKQAASYLHKCLELGICFFDHSDIYGGGYCEEIFAKTLPMTSSVREKIMIQSKCGILPGVGYDCSKSYILSSVDGILKRLRTDYLDVFLLHRPDALMEPEEVAEAFDRLEQSGKVRVFGVSNQNSSQIRLLKKCVRQHIAVDQLQFSIPFSQMISRGMEVNMDTDGAEDRDGGILDYCRLEDITIQAWSPFQAGDGTGTYLGNENYSDLNSVMEELSDKYRITPAAVGAAWILRHPAKIQVIAGTMNEERLAETAKAADVKLTREEWYRLYLAAGHRLP; this comes from the coding sequence ATGAGAACAATGAAATTGGGAAAAACGGGGCTTTCGGTGCCGGTGATCGCATCCGGCTGTATGCGGCTTAATGGATTAGATGAGAAGCAGGCTGCATCCTATCTGCACAAGTGCCTGGAGCTGGGGATTTGTTTTTTTGATCATTCAGATATCTATGGAGGCGGATACTGCGAAGAGATTTTCGCAAAAACGCTTCCCATGACATCTTCGGTGAGGGAGAAAATTATGATCCAATCCAAATGCGGTATTCTTCCGGGAGTGGGATATGACTGCTCCAAAAGCTATATCCTTTCCTCTGTAGATGGAATCTTAAAGCGTCTGCGCACAGACTATCTGGATGTATTTCTGCTTCACCGGCCTGATGCCTTGATGGAGCCGGAGGAGGTTGCGGAAGCTTTTGACCGGCTGGAACAGTCCGGGAAGGTCAGGGTCTTTGGTGTATCGAATCAGAATTCTTCCCAGATCCGCCTGTTAAAAAAATGTGTGAGGCAGCACATTGCTGTAGATCAGCTTCAGTTCAGCATCCCATTTTCCCAGATGATCTCCAGGGGAATGGAAGTGAATATGGATACAGACGGAGCAGAGGATCGGGACGGAGGCATACTGGACTACTGCAGGCTGGAGGATATCACGATCCAGGCATGGTCCCCTTTCCAGGCGGGGGACGGAACAGGTACTTACCTTGGAAATGAAAACTATTCGGATCTAAATTCGGTGATGGAGGAGTTGAGTGATAAGTACCGGATCACGCCTGCGGCTGTGGGGGCAGCCTGGATCCTGCGCCATCCTGCCAAAATCCAGGTGATCGCCGGGACCATGAACGAAGAGAGGCTTGCAGAGACAGCAAAGGCGGCGGATGTTAAGCTGACCAGAGAAGAGTGGTACCGGCTTTATCTGGCGGCAGGACACAGACTTCCATGA
- a CDS encoding MerR family transcriptional regulator: MYKISQFSKISDLTVKALRYYDKEGILSPSFRDEENQYRYYNDADFEKARLIKYLRSLDFSIMEIREILETAETENDLAFILREKIKIIEKNISKEKELIRKISKGLPAYETKQPALPYKIDVTDVKEMLAATIRFTGRYSDLGKYVPLLYQAVKDCKTGRHFNCYYDDACVEQADIELCLPVKCRITHPSVTCKKLPGIKALRTLHYGSYDTLYLAYKSVFAYANANNYKILVPTREVYLKSPGMIFKGNPANYTTEILLPFEIL; the protein is encoded by the coding sequence ATGTATAAAATCAGTCAATTTTCCAAAATTTCCGATCTAACTGTGAAAGCACTGCGTTATTACGATAAAGAAGGGATTCTGTCACCCTCCTTCCGGGATGAGGAGAATCAATACCGGTATTATAATGATGCGGATTTTGAAAAAGCCCGGCTCATCAAATATCTTCGTTCCCTGGACTTCTCAATAATGGAAATCCGAGAAATTCTGGAAACTGCAGAGACTGAGAATGATTTGGCATTTATACTAAGAGAGAAAATAAAAATAATTGAAAAGAATATTTCAAAGGAAAAAGAACTCATACGAAAAATCAGCAAAGGACTCCCTGCATATGAAACAAAACAGCCTGCTCTGCCATACAAGATTGACGTTACAGACGTAAAAGAAATGCTTGCAGCCACAATTCGCTTTACAGGCAGATATAGTGACCTTGGAAAGTATGTGCCGCTTCTCTATCAGGCAGTGAAGGACTGCAAGACAGGCAGACATTTTAACTGTTATTATGATGACGCCTGTGTGGAACAGGCAGATATTGAACTCTGCCTGCCCGTCAAATGCAGAATAACCCATCCATCTGTGACTTGCAAAAAACTGCCCGGCATTAAAGCACTGCGTACCCTCCATTATGGCAGCTACGATACTTTATATCTTGCGTATAAATCTGTCTTTGCCTATGCCAACGCCAACAACTATAAAATTTTGGTTCCCACAAGAGAGGTATACCTAAAAAGTCCCGGCATGATTTTCAAAGGAAATCCTGCCAACTATACTACAGAGATTCTTTTACCCTTTGAAATCCTTTAA